GCCGAAAAAGCCGTCTTCCCGGCGGTTATGATGACAGCCGGGTCCACTATGCTTATTTCTTCCAGAAGGAAAGGGATGAAGAACCCGGCCTCGTCGCTCTCCGGGGGCCTGGTCCGGCGCCTCCTGGTCTCGACGTTGGGCCAGATATTGAGGACGTTCGTTATATATATCTCGTCCCTCTTTAGCCCCAGCGCTTCCTCGAGGACGCCGACGAAAAAGGACCCGCCCTTGCCAACAAAAGGTTTTCCAAGCCTCGTCTCGTCGCGCCCGGGGGCCTCGCCTATGACCATGAGCCTGCACGGGAGCGGACCCTCTCCGAATACCGGGACAGAGCCGTTGAAGCGAACCGCGCACGCATGGGCGATCCTTTTCCGGAGCGCCTCTTTTTTCTTTACGGGGTCCATAGAGATGGTGGGGCTCACTTGAAGAGGTTCAGGTTTCCCTTGCCGTCCTCGCCGTTATCATCCGTCCTATCAGCTTTATCCGCGGCCTGCTCGTCTTCAGGTGCAACCGGGGCAACGCCCTTGTAGATGTACCGCTCAAAGAGCCTCTGATAAGAGGTCCAGTTGGAGCCGTCGCCCTTGTCCTGGATTAGCCCCCTTACGGTGCTGACCTTAGCGTCGAGGTCGTCGAGGTAGGAGAGGATTATCGCCTCTATCGTCTTGGGCCGCTTCGGCGAGCCGAACTCGAGCTGGCCGTGATGTGAAAGGACGAGGTGCTTAAGGAGCATGGAAAGCTCCCTCGGGAAGCCCGGGATGGCGCATGCCTTCCTCTCTATGAGGTCCGTCCCTATCGTGATGTGCCCGATGAGCCTTCCCTCGTCCGTGTAGTCGAAGGACCTCTGGTATGAGAGCTCCCAGATTTTCCCTATGTCATGGAGCAGGGCGCCTGCCGTGAGGAGGTCTTTGTTCACGGACTCGCCGTAGTGCGCCGCGACCTTCCCGACCAGGCCGCATATCGAAAGCACGTGTTCCGCGAGTCCGCCCAGGTACGGATGGTGCATGGATTTCGCAGCAGGGGCCATGAGGAACGCCTCCCTTATATCCGGGTCCGAGAATATGGACTCGATGAGGGCCTTTATGTGCCTGTCCCTTATGCCTGCTATTACCGAATCGAGGCCGGCTGAAAGCTCTGCCGGGTCCTTTCCTGAAGACGGCAGGAAGTCCCGAAGCGAGTACTTCTCCTCAGGGGCGGCCTTTACAGAGGAGACATTTAGCTGAATGCCGCCCTGGTAAGCGACAGCGAAGCCCTTGATTATTACTATGTCGTCCTTCTTGAACCCCTTTGAAAGCTCCTCGGCATCGTCCCATACCCTTGCCTCCATCTCCCCTGTGGAGTCCATGAGCTTGAGGTTAAGGTAGGGTTTTCCGGACTTGCTTATGCCGGTCTCTTTTTTCGTAACGAGGAAGGCGTCCTGGACGCTGTCCCGTTCCTTTATGGATTTTATGAAAGACTTTTTCAACTCAGCGCTCCTGGACGGGTTTCAGAGAGCCTCCGCTCCCTCTCTACGAACCATTTTACGTACCTCTCAACGCCTTCCTCTATCCGGACCAAAGGGCTGAAACCCAGAAGCCTTTTCGCCTTGGATACATCAGCGTGCGTTATGGGCACGTCCCCTGGCGCAGGCGGCAGATGCCTTACCTTCGCCTTTATGCCGAGGGCCGCCTCTATGAGGGCGATAAGCCCCCTCACCTCGATTGTATTGGCGCCTCCGAGGTTTATTATCTCGTACCTTGAAGGCGAGTATATCGATTTGAGTATGCCGGAGACTATGTCGCCGATATAGGTGAAGTCCCTCCTGGCCGTGCCGTCGCCGTAGACGTCTATTTCCCTGCCGGCGCTTATGAGGCGCGTGAATTTGGCGACGGCCATATCAGGCCTTCCCCTTTCGCCGTACACCGTAAAAAAACGGAGGCAGGTTACCGGGAGGTCCCAGAGATGCGAGTAGGTGAAAGACATGAGCTCGCCGGACCTTTTCGTGGCCGCGTACGGGGATATCGGGCAGGTTATCGGGTCCTCTTCTGAAAAGGGGGTCTTGCTGTTTATGCCGTATACGGACGAGGAGGAGGCGAAAACGAAATTGCCTATCCCGTTGTTCCTCGAAAGCTCGAGGAGGGTCAGCGTGCCGAGGCAGTTCACTTCCTCGTAGAGAAGAGGGTCTTCTATCGAGGGCCTCACCCCGGCCCTGGCGGCCAGATGGCAGACCGCGTGAGGCTTGAACGCGGCAAAAACCTCTTCGACGGCCTTACGGTCCCTTATGTCGGCTTCGAAAAGGCTGAAAGACGGGTTTTTCAGGAGCGCTTCCGCGTTCTCTCTCTTGAGCCGCGGGTCGTAGAAGTCGTTAAAGTCGTCTATTGCGGCAACTTTTTCCCCGCGCTCGAGGAGCGCGGCCGCGAGGTGCGAGCCAATGAAGCCGGCACCGCCGGTCACGATGATGTTCATGCGGATAAAGCTACCATAGTTCTTCTCAAGGGGTCAAGGGAAAGGGCCGGAAACGGAGGCCTGGCGCGCAATCGACTCGCCCGGCCTCCGCGCCATTCTCAGCCTATTCCTTCGAGGCCGGCTGCAAAGGCTGTCTGCATCCCTTCAACCGTCGGGGCGCCTTCCGGGTGCCATGCTACCTCGATCCTTTCCCATCTCCCCAGTTCCTCTTCGGGGACGACGGCGCTGAAGACCCCGTTTCCATCGGAGTCGGTCCTGAAGCCGTGCTCCATCGGGCTTACCATCTCCGCCTCGCGCCTCTCTTCGCTCACGAGCCAGACGGTGTACATTGAGTCCGGCATGAGGTCTTCGGCGCGTATCGTTATCTCCTTTGCGCCTTCGGCCGTATCCGTAATCTCGACCTCGGCCCTTGAGTCCTCCCAGAGGAAGCTCTCCATCTCCATCCTGTCCGTATGGGCGAAAGCCTGCGGGAGCACGAATGCCACGACCGCAGCCAGTGCCAATCCCAAAACCATTCCAAGCGCGTTCATTTGCGCCTCCTTAACCCCAGAAGCTCCCCAGGAGCGCGAGCTCGGCGCCTTCCAGGTCCTCGGTGTCGTTATTCGGATGATGCAGTATCTCTATCTTGTCCCAGTCTTTAAACTGCCGGGACGGTATCCTGACGGTGTAGGAGCCGTTCCCTTCGGCATCGGTCTCGAACGTCAGGTCGCCGGAGCCTATCCCGAGGTCTCCGAGCATCGGCGTTTCGTCTATGAGCCATATGGAATAGAGGGAGTTGGGTTGAAGGCCGCTGGCTTCCACCCTTATCTCCTTCTCCTCGTTCTCGACATCGGTTATCACGGCTTCGCCCGTAGCGCTGTCCCATGCCTCGCCCGTCAGCTCGACCTTGGAGGATGAGCCCCATACTGCGGCGGAGGTAAAGAAGACGGCCGCGAGCGCGATTGTCAAAATACGGTATTTCATGATTTACCTCTCTTGTTGCGCCTGTAACCTCTAAAATCAAAAGGGCCTGCGGCTTAAGCCGAGGCCCTTGATGACCGTAACCATGCGCCTTTTAGCCATACAGGCCCAAATCGCCCCTCAGGGCTATCTCCGCGTTTTCAAGGTCAGCCGGGTCGCCGGTGGGGTGATAGGCTATTTCCAGCATGTCCCACCTGTTAAGCTCGCCTTCGGGCACCGTGGCTATGAACCTGCCGTTGCCGGCCGCGTCGGTCCGGAAAGAGTAATCCTCCACGCCGAGGCCCTGCATCCTCTCGGGCCCGTCAGCCAGCCATGCCGTGTATACGGAATTGGGCCTCAACCCCCTTACCTCGACCGTAACCTCCTGCTGGTTGATGCCCGAGTCATAATCTTCCACGCTTATGAAGCCTTCGGCATCCGGGAACTGAAAGACGCCTTCGAGCGGGATCCTGTACTGGGCGTCCGCAGTTGATATGAAAGCGGCCGAGATCAAGCCCATTACGGCCGCCAATAAACCCTTTCTCATACTCGCACCTCCATTATATGCAAAACCCTTCGGAAATCATGCCGCTTAAATCGTCCGCTTGCGGCGCATAAACCGTTCATATTTTAATTCTAGACCCGAGGACGGGCTTGTCAAGAAGCCCGAAATCCCCGCCAAGACGGGAAAAACAAGCCTTGCTTTTTTCTGGTAAAGTAATGATTATACCGAGGACCTCCGCGACCGCCGTGAAGTCCCGCGCCGGGGAATAATACCTTAGAGGCAAGGGCTATGGCCGTTCCTTCATCGATAAAAAGGATATCCGAAACCATCTGGGAGCTCCCGAAGAGCTACAAGCAGGGGATGCTCGTCCCGGCGCGCATATACGCGACCGAGAAACTCATAGGGGAGATGGACGAAGGAGTCTTCAACCAGGTGACGAACGTCGCATGCCTGCCCGGCATAGTCAAATACGCCTGCTGCATGCCGGACGGGCACTGGGGCTACGGCTTCCCCATAGGCGGGGTGGCCGCCATGGACGCAAGTCGAGGGGTAATATCGCCCGGGGGCATAGGCTTCGACATAAACTGCGGGATGAGGCTTGCCGTTACGGACCTCACACTCGAAGAGGTGAAACCCAGGCTGAAGGAATTGGTGGACGCGCTCTTCTACAGGATACCCTCGGGCGTGGGCTCCACCGGCTTTCTGAGGCTCGACAGGAAGGAGTTCAGGGAAGCGCTTGAAGAGGGCTCGCGCTGGTGCCTGAGAAAGGGCTATGCCTGGCCCGAGGACATCGAGCTTACAGAGGAGCGGGGCTGCTTCGAGGGGGCGGACGCCTCGAAGGTGAGCGAAAAGGCCATAGACCGGGGGTTCGATCAGGTGGGCACGCTTGGGAGCGGGAACCATTACTGCGAGATACAGGTCGCGAAGCCCGAGAACGTCATCGACGAGGAGACGGCCAGGGCCTTCGGTTTCACGCTCCCGGACCAGATAGCCATAATGTTTCACTGCGGTAGCCGCGGCTTCGGCCACCAGGTGGCGACCGACTACCTCCAGGCCTTCCTTCGCGTAATGGAGCCGAAATACGGGATAAAGGTGCTCGACAGGGAACTCGCCTCCGCGCCCTTCAACTCGCGGGAGGGTCAGGACTACTGGAAGGCCATGAAGTGCGCCGCCAACATGGCCTTCGTGAACAGGCAGGTGATACTCCACAGGATACGCGAGGTCTTCTCGACAATATTCAGGAGGCCGCCCGAGGACCTCGGGATAAGGATGGTATACGACGTAACCCACAATACGGCCAAGGTCGAGAGGCATATGGTTGACGGCAAGGAGATGGAACTCCTCGTCCACAGGAAGGGAGCGACAAGGGCCTTACCGCCCGGAATGAAGGGACTCCCCGAGAGGTACATGCAGACCGGCCAGCCCGTCATAATCGGCGGGAGCATGGAGACGGGCTCATATCTCCTCGCGGGTCTCGCGACCGGCAAGGACGCGTTCTACACGACCGCGCACGGGAGCGGCAGGACCATGAGCAGGCACCACGCGAAACGCATGTACAGGGGCTCGAAGCTCCAGCACGAGATGGAGGAGCGGGGCATCTATGTAAGGAGCGTGACATGGGGCGGGCTTGCCGAGGAGGCAGGCGCGGCCTATAAAAAGATTGACGAAGTGGTCGGGGCTACCGAATCGGCCGGGCTCAGTAAGCGCGTAGTCCGGCTCATACCCATCGGGAACATAAAGGGTTAGCCGTAAAGGCAAAGGAAAACCGGGAATGCCGTATCGCTATCTTGACGAAATAGCCACTGCCGACGTAGCGTTCGAGGCAACCGGCGGAAGCCTTGAAGAGGTCTTCACCTCCGCCGCGGAAGCGACGGTGAACGTAATGGTAGACGAGCCGGAGAGGATAGAGAGAAAGAAACGCGTGAGCGTAAGGCTCGAAAACCCTGACAGGGACATGCTCCTCTACGATTTCCTGAACGAGCT
This sequence is a window from Deltaproteobacteria bacterium. Protein-coding genes within it:
- a CDS encoding uracil-DNA glycosylase, producing the protein MDPVKKKEALRKRIAHACAVRFNGSVPVFGEGPLPCRLMVIGEAPGRDETRLGKPFVGKGGSFFVGVLEEALGLKRDEIYITNVLNIWPNVETRRRRTRPPESDEAGFFIPFLLEEISIVDPAVIITAGKTAFSALFPGKPFRPGEWAEFDGRAVMPVYHPSYLLRRQKRLKESVAELKDSLKSVKKKLGS
- a CDS encoding HD domain-containing protein, yielding MKKSFIKSIKERDSVQDAFLVTKKETGISKSGKPYLNLKLMDSTGEMEARVWDDAEELSKGFKKDDIVIIKGFAVAYQGGIQLNVSSVKAAPEEKYSLRDFLPSSGKDPAELSAGLDSVIAGIRDRHIKALIESIFSDPDIREAFLMAPAAKSMHHPYLGGLAEHVLSICGLVGKVAAHYGESVNKDLLTAGALLHDIGKIWELSYQRSFDYTDEGRLIGHITIGTDLIERKACAIPGFPRELSMLLKHLVLSHHGQLEFGSPKRPKTIEAIILSYLDDLDAKVSTVRGLIQDKGDGSNWTSYQRLFERYIYKGVAPVAPEDEQAADKADRTDDNGEDGKGNLNLFK
- a CDS encoding RtcB family protein → MAVPSSIKRISETIWELPKSYKQGMLVPARIYATEKLIGEMDEGVFNQVTNVACLPGIVKYACCMPDGHWGYGFPIGGVAAMDASRGVISPGGIGFDINCGMRLAVTDLTLEEVKPRLKELVDALFYRIPSGVGSTGFLRLDRKEFREALEEGSRWCLRKGYAWPEDIELTEERGCFEGADASKVSEKAIDRGFDQVGTLGSGNHYCEIQVAKPENVIDEETARAFGFTLPDQIAIMFHCGSRGFGHQVATDYLQAFLRVMEPKYGIKVLDRELASAPFNSREGQDYWKAMKCAANMAFVNRQVILHRIREVFSTIFRRPPEDLGIRMVYDVTHNTAKVERHMVDGKEMELLVHRKGATRALPPGMKGLPERYMQTGQPVIIGGSMETGSYLLAGLATGKDAFYTTAHGSGRTMSRHHAKRMYRGSKLQHEMEERGIYVRSVTWGGLAEEAGAAYKKIDEVVGATESAGLSKRVVRLIPIGNIKG
- a CDS encoding GDP-mannose 4,6-dehydratase, whose protein sequence is MNIIVTGGAGFIGSHLAAALLERGEKVAAIDDFNDFYDPRLKRENAEALLKNPSFSLFEADIRDRKAVEEVFAAFKPHAVCHLAARAGVRPSIEDPLLYEEVNCLGTLTLLELSRNNGIGNFVFASSSSVYGINSKTPFSEEDPITCPISPYAATKRSGELMSFTYSHLWDLPVTCLRFFTVYGERGRPDMAVAKFTRLISAGREIDVYGDGTARRDFTYIGDIVSGILKSIYSPSRYEIINLGGANTIEVRGLIALIEAALGIKAKVRHLPPAPGDVPITHADVSKAKRLLGFSPLVRIEEGVERYVKWFVERERRLSETRPGALS